One window from the genome of Desulfobacterales bacterium encodes:
- a CDS encoding Type 1 glutamine amidotransferase-like domain-containing protein has product MGYILLAGGAEFGGQMAAPDRRAMTLAGGPKALINIVPAAAAPDDNHQRAGQNGVRWFKQLGAANVSSLPLINRRSADDPKVVEALQQSKMIYLLGGFPRHLAQSLAGSDSWQAMLRAHQAGAVIAGSSAGAMVLCDTYYDPHAKEALRGLGLIPGACVLPHHNTFGQSWVPELKQRFPDMILIGIDEQSGMLNDGPQGCWQVTGAGEVTLYQNKRQTRFGTGQHFELKI; this is encoded by the coding sequence ATGGGCTATATTCTGTTAGCGGGCGGTGCTGAATTTGGTGGCCAGATGGCAGCACCAGACCGCCGGGCCATGACTCTGGCCGGCGGGCCAAAGGCGTTGATCAACATTGTACCGGCTGCGGCGGCGCCCGACGATAATCATCAGCGTGCCGGACAGAACGGAGTTCGCTGGTTCAAACAACTGGGTGCTGCGAATGTCAGTTCTCTGCCGTTGATTAACCGCAGATCCGCAGATGACCCAAAGGTGGTGGAGGCCCTGCAGCAGTCAAAAATGATTTACCTGCTGGGCGGCTTCCCCCGGCACCTGGCCCAATCGCTGGCGGGCAGCGACAGCTGGCAGGCCATGTTGCGCGCCCATCAGGCCGGTGCCGTTATTGCCGGCAGCAGCGCCGGCGCCATGGTCCTGTGTGATACCTACTATGACCCCCATGCCAAGGAAGCACTTAGGGGACTGGGATTAATCCCCGGTGCCTGCGTGTTGCCGCACCACAATACTTTTGGTCAAAGCTGGGTACCGGAGCTGAAACAGCGATTCCCGGATATGATCTTAATCGGAATTGACGAACAAAGCGGCATGCTCAACGACGGCCCGCAGGGTTGCTGGCAGGTAACGGGCGCCGGCGAGGTCACCCTTTATCAAAATAAACGCCAGACCCGATTTGGGACTGGCCAGCACTTTGAGCTCAAAATATAG
- a CDS encoding caspase family protein: MKKTTFILLILIIILGCAGTSSQETRESSQPSATQLPEAWSKIRSTDQRAVKFVFDITDMKVQTTQRLKRETADDLIKHFAYRLQHAIKTGLEDRGFVLDPAATTQYVVGVDELALNFKGQTDYARMKASATINVDINRFGYPKLVSRQISAEALGSPYLTYNFKEYSRLISKCTQELVSRAFPKRVLQALVDTTDPTSLAQTVTERPSSAETATAPLAAAFPPGDTSALDFGTYYALVIGNNAYQSMPPLKTAVNDAQVVAKILKDKYGFSVQTLTDATRADILRALHHLRRTLGVNDNLLIYYAGHGWLDKAGDEGYWLPVDADKDIETNWISNSYMTTTLRAIEAKHVMVVADSCYSGKLTRGVNIKNRSASYLARIVKKRSRTVLSSGGLEPVIDSGGKDNHSVFASAFIDALSENDGIVDATQIFTQIRRAVMLNAYQMPEYADIRYAGHDGGDFLFVPLKTAD; encoded by the coding sequence ATGAAAAAGACAACTTTTATCCTGTTGATACTGATAATCATTCTGGGATGCGCCGGTACCAGCTCTCAGGAAACCAGAGAGTCAAGCCAACCTTCAGCCACCCAGTTACCGGAAGCCTGGTCCAAAATCCGGTCCACTGATCAGCGCGCAGTTAAGTTCGTCTTTGACATCACTGATATGAAAGTCCAAACCACCCAGCGCTTGAAGCGTGAAACGGCTGACGACTTGATCAAACATTTTGCCTATCGGTTGCAGCATGCCATCAAAACCGGTTTAGAGGACAGGGGCTTTGTTCTCGACCCGGCAGCCACCACCCAATACGTCGTTGGTGTTGACGAATTAGCGTTGAATTTCAAGGGGCAGACCGACTATGCCCGAATGAAAGCGTCAGCAACCATCAACGTTGACATCAATCGTTTTGGATATCCAAAACTGGTTTCAAGACAAATTTCCGCCGAGGCGCTTGGAAGCCCGTATCTTACCTACAATTTTAAAGAATACAGCCGCCTCATTTCAAAGTGCACGCAGGAATTGGTTTCGCGCGCGTTTCCGAAACGCGTCCTGCAAGCCCTGGTGGACACCACCGATCCGACCAGCTTGGCACAAACGGTCACAGAACGACCATCATCAGCGGAGACGGCAACGGCCCCGCTGGCAGCCGCATTTCCGCCTGGAGATACATCGGCGCTTGATTTTGGTACCTATTACGCCCTGGTGATCGGCAACAATGCCTATCAATCGATGCCGCCGCTTAAAACAGCGGTCAACGATGCACAGGTGGTCGCCAAGATTTTAAAAGATAAATATGGCTTCAGCGTGCAAACCCTCACCGATGCCACCCGCGCCGATATCCTGCGGGCCTTGCACCACTTGCGGCGAACACTGGGGGTTAACGATAACCTGCTGATTTATTATGCGGGGCATGGCTGGCTGGACAAGGCCGGTGATGAGGGCTACTGGCTGCCGGTGGATGCCGATAAAGACATTGAGACCAACTGGATTTCCAACTCTTACATGACCACCACACTGCGGGCTATCGAAGCCAAGCACGTGATGGTGGTCGCCGACAGCTGCTATTCAGGCAAACTGACCCGCGGGGTCAACATCAAAAATCGCTCTGCCAGCTATCTGGCACGCATTGTTAAAAAGCGCTCACGCACCGTGTTGTCCTCCGGTGGTCTGGAGCCGGTCATCGACAGCGGCGGCAAAGACAACCATTCGGTTTTTGCTTCAGCCTTTATCGATGCCTTAAGCGAAAATGATGGCATTGTGGATGCCACCCAGATTTTTACCCAGATCCGCCGTGCGGTCATGTTAAACGCCTACCAGATGCCCGAGTATGCCGATATTCGCTACGCGGGCCATGACGGCGGCGATTTTTTGTTTGTGCCGCTGAAAACTGCCGACTAG
- the surE gene encoding 5'/3'-nucleotidase SurE, whose translation MRIVITNDDGIDAPGLDTLHQCVRRLGNVVIVAPRQPQSGIAHRVTARDPIRFDQVGPDRFCIDGTPADCARIALKRLAPDAGWLIAGINPGANLGSDVYNSGTVAAAREAAILGCRAIAISQYIARDQKIDWAATAYHSLPVLRMLLDRDLMPGHFWNINLPHPLSKKAKVAHEFCGLDTHPHDYTYDQQGDTLVYRGIIHNRPRDAGKDVAVCFDEGKIAITRLAVDSGAGG comes from the coding sequence GTGAGAATTGTTATAACCAATGATGACGGCATTGACGCCCCGGGTCTGGATACCTTGCACCAATGTGTGCGGCGGCTTGGTAATGTTGTGATCGTGGCACCGCGACAGCCCCAGAGCGGCATTGCTCACCGGGTGACAGCCCGGGATCCCATCCGGTTTGATCAGGTGGGCCCGGACCGTTTTTGTATCGATGGTACGCCTGCTGATTGCGCCCGGATCGCCCTGAAACGCTTAGCGCCGGATGCTGGCTGGCTGATTGCGGGAATCAATCCAGGGGCCAATCTGGGGTCAGATGTTTACAATTCAGGCACTGTGGCGGCAGCCCGGGAAGCGGCCATTTTAGGGTGTCGTGCCATAGCGATCTCACAATATATCGCCAGAGATCAGAAGATCGATTGGGCTGCGACCGCTTATCATTCCCTGCCGGTCTTACGAATGTTGTTGGATCGGGATCTGATGCCGGGGCATTTTTGGAATATTAACTTGCCCCATCCGCTTAGCAAGAAAGCAAAGGTTGCCCATGAATTTTGCGGCTTGGATACCCACCCCCACGACTATACCTACGATCAACAGGGTGACACACTCGTCTATAGGGGAATTATTCACAATAGACCACGGGATGCGGGCAAGGATGTGGCCGTATGTTTTGACGAGGGAAAAATCGCAATAACCCGCCTGGCAGTCGATTCAGGCGCTGGTGGCTAG
- a CDS encoding dipeptidase, translating to MADWKSYLKDNQDRFVDELLAFLRIPSVSSLKEHKEDVVKAANWVATRMQAAGIENVEILPTGGHPVVYGDWLHAADKPTVMIYGHFDTQPVDPLDLWSHPPFEPAIKDDRVYARGASDDKGNMLVPILAIEAMLSSAGQLPINVKCFFEGQEEIGSPQLPEFISANRERLACDLIYSADGGQWDEDQPALMIGLRGLCNLQVDVQAAKSDTHSGTFGGTIMNPIHALVQLLDSMHSRDGKVAVDGFYDAVRALSDTEKAQIAEIPYDESDYKAELGVEALFGEPGYSTYERAWIRPTLEVNGIWGGFRGEGVKTVLPSTAHAKISCRLVPNQDPATILKLIGTHIDKHLPPGVKVTVTTNPSTADPYLIPHDHPGNQAAISVHKALYGKQAYYAYMGGSIPVCGLFLKELGAYTVNFSFGLKDENIHGPDEFWRLKSFERGQMAYGMLLEQLSDIKLT from the coding sequence ATGGCTGACTGGAAATCTTATCTAAAAGATAATCAGGACCGGTTCGTAGATGAACTGTTGGCATTTTTGCGCATTCCGAGTGTGTCCAGTTTGAAAGAGCACAAGGAAGATGTTGTCAAGGCAGCGAACTGGGTTGCCACCCGCATGCAGGCTGCCGGCATCGAAAATGTTGAAATCTTACCCACCGGCGGCCATCCGGTTGTTTACGGGGATTGGCTGCATGCAGCCGATAAACCGACGGTTATGATTTATGGACATTTTGACACCCAGCCAGTCGATCCATTGGATCTGTGGTCTCATCCGCCGTTTGAGCCGGCGATCAAAGATGATCGGGTTTATGCCCGGGGTGCCTCGGATGACAAGGGCAACATGCTGGTGCCGATTCTGGCCATAGAAGCGATGCTCAGCAGCGCGGGGCAACTGCCGATCAACGTTAAATGCTTTTTCGAAGGCCAGGAAGAAATCGGCAGCCCGCAACTGCCAGAATTTATTTCAGCCAACCGCGAACGACTGGCTTGTGATCTGATTTATAGTGCCGACGGCGGTCAATGGGATGAAGATCAGCCGGCATTGATGATAGGACTCCGCGGGTTGTGCAATCTGCAGGTTGATGTTCAAGCGGCCAAAAGCGATACCCATTCCGGCACTTTCGGTGGTACGATCATGAATCCGATCCACGCCCTGGTACAATTGTTGGATTCCATGCACTCCCGGGACGGCAAGGTGGCCGTAGATGGTTTTTATGATGCCGTCCGAGCACTTTCTGATACGGAAAAAGCACAGATCGCTGAAATTCCCTATGATGAATCCGACTACAAAGCTGAACTGGGCGTCGAGGCGCTTTTCGGCGAGCCCGGCTATTCAACTTATGAACGCGCCTGGATTCGCCCGACCCTCGAGGTCAATGGCATCTGGGGTGGTTTTCGGGGGGAGGGGGTCAAAACCGTTCTGCCGAGCACCGCCCATGCCAAAATCAGCTGTCGGCTTGTGCCCAACCAGGACCCGGCAACCATCCTCAAACTGATCGGCACCCATATCGACAAGCACCTGCCACCAGGTGTAAAAGTGACGGTAACGACCAATCCGAGCACAGCGGATCCGTATTTAATTCCTCACGATCATCCCGGAAATCAGGCGGCGATTAGCGTTCACAAGGCACTTTACGGCAAGCAGGCCTATTACGCTTATATGGGGGGCAGCATTCCGGTATGTGGGCTTTTTCTAAAAGAACTGGGCGCCTACACCGTCAATTTCTCCTTTGGTCTTAAGGATGAAAACATCCATGGGCCGGATGAATTTTGGCGCCTCAAAAGCTTTGAACGCGGTCAGATGGCCTATGGCATGTTGCTGGAGCAACTAAGCGATATCAAACTTACGTAA
- a CDS encoding flavin reductase family protein encodes MDKKWMEAFGQMTYGIYVLTSKAGETINGMIASWVSQVSYDPPLIMAAVHPNRYSHQLIEKGGGFALHILSEAQTDFLARFKQPDVKNKFPALNWTSGQTGCPILLDCLAYLECELKTHYRPGNHTLFIGEVIAAGSGDSRGAQLTTLDIDGIYLGKN; translated from the coding sequence ATGGATAAGAAATGGATGGAAGCATTTGGTCAAATGACATACGGTATCTATGTTTTGACATCAAAAGCAGGTGAAACAATCAATGGCATGATCGCCTCCTGGGTTTCGCAGGTTTCATATGATCCGCCCCTCATAATGGCGGCAGTTCACCCTAACCGATACTCGCATCAACTGATTGAAAAAGGCGGCGGTTTTGCGTTGCATATATTATCCGAGGCGCAAACAGACTTCCTTGCGCGGTTTAAGCAACCGGATGTAAAAAATAAATTTCCCGCATTAAATTGGACATCAGGCCAAACAGGCTGTCCGATCCTGCTTGACTGTCTGGCCTATCTGGAATGCGAGCTCAAAACCCATTACCGGCCTGGTAATCATACGCTGTTTATCGGCGAAGTGATTGCTGCCGGCAGTGGAGATTCCCGTGGCGCTCAGCTAACGACCCTGGATATCGATGGCATATACCTGGGAAAAAACTGA
- a CDS encoding TGS domain-containing protein: MPTNLPPEYYDAEKRFRSSKTPAEKLAYLEEMISIVPKHKGTDKLRADLRKRVSKLKSAAQAKKSLGRQESAYHINKEGAGQVVIVGATNVGKSALVAQVTNASPEVADFPHSTWKPTPGMMPIENIQIQLIDTPPLSAEYVDPEMMDLIRRCELVLLIVDLQTDPWQQLEDSLALLEAQGIVPLRLKDRYRDRRGIRPVPFLIMANKNDDASTDEDLEIFRELLADNWPMISASVKTGRNLDQLKTTIIERLNIIRVYTKSPGKKPDLTAPFVLRKGSTMADFAGKVHQDFSRNLKSARVWGPAVFDGQMVQRDYVLQEGDIVELQI; encoded by the coding sequence ATGCCAACAAACCTGCCGCCAGAATATTATGATGCCGAAAAGCGATTTCGTTCAAGCAAAACACCTGCGGAAAAACTCGCCTATCTTGAAGAGATGATCAGCATCGTCCCCAAGCATAAGGGGACCGACAAATTGCGTGCTGATTTACGCAAGCGGGTGTCCAAATTGAAATCGGCTGCCCAGGCCAAAAAAAGTCTCGGACGGCAAGAATCCGCCTATCACATCAACAAAGAAGGTGCCGGTCAGGTGGTGATCGTTGGCGCAACCAACGTCGGCAAATCCGCTCTGGTCGCACAGGTGACCAACGCCAGCCCTGAAGTCGCCGACTTTCCCCACAGCACCTGGAAACCGACCCCGGGGATGATGCCCATAGAAAATATTCAGATTCAACTGATCGACACCCCGCCGTTGAGCGCCGAATATGTTGACCCGGAAATGATGGATTTGATTCGCCGCTGTGAACTGGTACTGTTAATAGTGGATTTGCAAACCGATCCATGGCAGCAGCTCGAGGACTCGCTTGCTTTGCTGGAGGCGCAAGGAATTGTGCCCTTGCGGCTAAAAGATCGCTACAGAGACCGGCGCGGTATCCGTCCGGTTCCGTTTTTGATCATGGCCAACAAAAACGATGATGCGAGCACCGATGAAGATTTGGAAATTTTTCGCGAACTGCTTGCAGATAATTGGCCAATGATATCGGCTTCAGTCAAGACCGGCCGTAACCTGGACCAACTGAAAACAACCATAATAGAGCGCCTGAACATTATCCGGGTATACACCAAATCACCGGGTAAAAAACCGGATTTAACCGCACCCTTTGTGCTGAGAAAAGGCAGCACCATGGCTGATTTTGCCGGCAAAGTACATCAGGATTTTTCCCGCAATCTAAAGTCCGCCAGAGTATGGGGTCCGGCCGTGTTTGACGGTCAAATGGTGCAGCGGGACTATGTTTTGCAGGAAGGCGACATCGTCGAGCTACAAATTTAA
- a CDS encoding antibiotic biosynthesis monooxygenase family protein: MTVKIVIKRKVPKNKESSLLPLIKALRIATTKQNGYISGETLKRIDKPGETVVISTWESEEDWSRWVKDPERIQLQEKIDVLLGKETEYKMYSHS; this comes from the coding sequence ATGACCGTTAAAATTGTGATTAAACGCAAGGTGCCGAAGAACAAAGAATCTTCATTACTCCCACTGATCAAGGCGTTAAGAATCGCCACAACGAAGCAAAACGGTTATATTTCGGGCGAAACATTAAAGCGCATCGACAAGCCTGGTGAGACGGTGGTCATCAGCACGTGGGAGTCGGAAGAAGATTGGAGTCGCTGGGTAAAAGACCCTGAGCGCATTCAGCTTCAGGAAAAAATCGATGTCTTGCTGGGTAAAGAAACCGAGTACAAAATGTACAGCCACTCCTAA
- a CDS encoding CsgG/HfaB family protein: protein MKKIMLLSFLSILISACTSFDISDHNASINEPNPEIKRVAVIDFDFARPERGRTDRGRITRPMNAGSIMADIFAEHLLASGLYDVVERRKVARMMRDFEIDTSDIFATDTINKMQQVLNVDGLVVGVVMEYGDWRGRLNWGGVVGFSARLVQVDSGSLIWAASANRDMAMTNSTAIAHAASEDALEDLIAKIGR from the coding sequence ATGAAAAAAATAATGTTGCTATCTTTTCTATCGATCCTGATATCAGCCTGCACCAGTTTCGATATCAGCGATCATAATGCATCGATTAACGAGCCAAATCCAGAAATTAAGCGGGTTGCCGTCATTGATTTTGATTTCGCCAGACCCGAAAGGGGTAGAACGGATCGGGGGCGGATCACCCGGCCGATGAATGCCGGATCGATTATGGCAGATATCTTCGCAGAGCACTTGTTGGCCTCCGGTTTATATGATGTGGTCGAAAGAAGAAAAGTTGCCCGGATGATGCGCGATTTTGAAATTGATACCAGCGATATTTTTGCCACGGATACGATCAACAAAATGCAACAGGTGCTGAATGTCGATGGGTTGGTGGTTGGTGTGGTCATGGAATATGGTGACTGGCGCGGGAGACTCAACTGGGGCGGTGTGGTCGGCTTCAGTGCCCGGCTGGTTCAGGTCGACTCCGGATCGTTGATATGGGCCGCCAGCGCCAACCGTGACATGGCCATGACCAATTCCACGGCAATCGCCCATGCCGCGTCTGAGGATGCACTTGAAGACCTTATTGCCAAAATCGGCAGATGA
- a CDS encoding FliG C-terminal domain-containing protein, which produces MNYDAEFCQQIRVSEDEKRECLSLISEILHLATSARNYGLLSFGKEAEENSSFLLRKGLQLALDGVKSQTARTILELYIFTANYTGKDLLERCIILEGVIGILDGMHPKLLKELLVSFLGESGHDIYKDEYEPLEKEKLDIYLNKVKDQAAASTSATELCDLIKPLKDTVVKRFLQVINIDDLAKVIVRLDGGIQTRLFESLPERGAFLLLDAIEQLNTVQPHEIEEAQEKVVAIIDELKDQDWAH; this is translated from the coding sequence ATGAATTATGATGCTGAGTTTTGCCAACAGATCCGTGTAAGTGAAGATGAAAAAAGAGAGTGCCTGTCGCTGATCAGCGAAATTCTACATCTGGCCACCAGTGCCCGCAATTATGGCCTGCTGTCATTTGGTAAAGAAGCAGAGGAAAATTCATCTTTTCTGCTGCGCAAAGGGCTTCAGCTGGCTTTGGACGGTGTCAAAAGCCAGACGGCCAGAACAATATTGGAGCTTTACATCTTTACTGCCAATTATACCGGCAAAGATCTGCTGGAGCGCTGTATCATTCTTGAAGGCGTCATCGGAATTTTGGATGGGATGCACCCCAAGCTGCTCAAAGAGCTTTTGGTGTCCTTTCTCGGAGAATCCGGCCATGACATTTACAAGGATGAATATGAGCCGCTGGAAAAGGAAAAACTGGACATCTATCTGAACAAAGTGAAGGATCAAGCGGCCGCATCAACATCAGCCACTGAGTTGTGTGACCTCATCAAACCGCTCAAAGATACAGTGGTTAAGCGCTTCTTACAAGTTATCAATATCGACGATCTGGCCAAGGTCATTGTCCGCCTGGACGGTGGCATTCAGACCAGATTGTTTGAGAGTTTGCCGGAACGCGGGGCATTTCTGCTGCTGGATGCCATTGAACAGCTCAATACGGTTCAACCACATGAAATCGAGGAGGCCCAGGAAAAGGTCGTCGCCATTATCGACGAGCTGAAAGATCAGGATTGGGCCCATTGA
- a CDS encoding DUF4197 domain-containing protein, with protein sequence MNIFRYKGSVTIIALMIFSVQFGFAAGLRDMAKEAQKTLGGSASGLSSDEITAGLKEALQVGTEKAVGLVSQPDGFYKNPAIKIPLPESVEKADKWLRAAGYGEKIDAFELSMNRAAERAAPEAKSIFWDAISDMNFDDAQKILNGRDNEATLYFKDKTSNRLQEVFKPIVKDAMGEVGVTRSYQELSDKITSMPFGKSASFDLDQYVTDGALDGLFKMLAEQERQIRTQPTARVTDLLQKVFAGQ encoded by the coding sequence ATGAATATTTTTCGATACAAGGGCAGTGTGACAATTATCGCGTTGATGATTTTCAGCGTTCAGTTTGGCTTTGCTGCCGGTTTGAGAGATATGGCCAAGGAGGCGCAGAAAACATTGGGCGGATCTGCCAGTGGGCTCAGCAGTGATGAAATTACAGCGGGTCTTAAAGAAGCGCTGCAGGTGGGCACTGAAAAAGCAGTGGGGCTCGTATCCCAGCCGGATGGATTTTATAAGAATCCGGCAATAAAAATTCCACTACCCGAATCCGTCGAGAAAGCAGATAAATGGCTCAGAGCCGCCGGTTATGGCGAAAAAATAGATGCATTCGAATTGAGCATGAACCGGGCTGCCGAGCGGGCAGCACCCGAGGCCAAATCCATTTTCTGGGACGCCATTTCCGATATGAATTTTGATGATGCCCAAAAAATTCTAAACGGACGTGATAATGAAGCGACCCTTTATTTTAAGGATAAAACCTCCAATCGGCTGCAGGAGGTTTTTAAACCCATCGTAAAAGATGCCATGGGTGAGGTGGGGGTTACCCGATCCTACCAGGAGTTAAGCGACAAGATCACCAGCATGCCCTTCGGTAAAAGCGCCAGTTTTGATTTAGATCAGTATGTCACCGATGGGGCTTTGGATGGGCTGTTTAAAATGCTGGCTGAACAGGAGAGGCAAATCCGCACCCAGCCGACTGCCCGGGTTACCGATCTGCTCCAGAAAGTATTCGCCGGCCAATAG
- a CDS encoding MFS transporter permease, which translates to MHKKRTEIVIPKEKAVFWLDKNGRWHNAHGEFEHKKIIDYFHAAIRKDAQGYYLYQERDNILEKVYFYYEDTALFAVDFVKDPEPTLILNTHNQIALKPKSLFIKKDSLYMKHGTETIKFTDRGLLKISDLMECEDEKYFVKVKHKRYKIPEK; encoded by the coding sequence ATGCACAAAAAACGCACCGAAATTGTGATCCCCAAGGAAAAAGCGGTATTCTGGCTGGATAAAAACGGGCGCTGGCACAATGCACACGGGGAGTTTGAGCATAAAAAAATCATCGATTATTTTCATGCCGCCATCAGAAAAGACGCCCAGGGATATTACCTTTACCAGGAAAGAGACAACATTCTGGAAAAGGTTTATTTTTATTACGAAGACACGGCACTGTTCGCAGTAGACTTCGTCAAAGACCCTGAACCCACCTTGATCCTGAATACGCATAACCAGATCGCACTAAAACCGAAAAGCCTTTTCATTAAAAAGGACAGCCTGTATATGAAGCACGGCACAGAAACCATCAAGTTTACCGATCGCGGGCTTCTGAAAATCTCGGATTTGATGGAGTGTGAAGACGAAAAATACTTTGTCAAAGTAAAACATAAGAGATACAAAATACCCGAAAAATAG
- a CDS encoding ankyrin repeat domain-containing protein, producing the protein MKLLNIGCGLVMILLLFIGCTTTGSMKDPLIEAVESGNLDEVKLQLKMSYGGARHMRDKNGKTLLHLATEYGHAPIVKYLLANGMNPDTIDRIGDTALQIAAYNGYADITEQLLAAGANVNTANTYGITPLLNALFNQQYDIARLLVRNGANIHSKSVNGSPPLHVAAKNGNLEFVKFLINQGADVNASGQFSFKPIHFAAEYGHLAVVQYLVSKGADVNARDTYGRTPLHEAIQKGHLEVVKFLIQNGADYRARDLQNTTPLKLARRSKNSEIEYFITGLFVDKVQKKARPVSPSSDYSASGRIKLPQSDSPVAAQKIDFGTYHALVIGNNDYQHLPKLQTAKSDANDVGRILKSHYGFQVQLLLDADRSQILVALSRLRSQLSARDNLLIYYAGHGWLDREGDEGYWLPIDAQLANTVNWVSNSSITTMLRGMKAKHVLIVADSCYAGKLARGLHTIKKSRDYLYRISNKRARSVLSSGGLEPVVDSGGSGHHSVFASAFMTALLENTSIMDATQLFSTIRRPVMLNSDQTPEYSDLRKAGHEGGDFIFVRKE; encoded by the coding sequence ATGAAATTGTTAAATATAGGGTGCGGGCTGGTGATGATCTTATTGTTGTTTATCGGATGCACCACAACCGGCTCTATGAAGGATCCGCTGATTGAAGCCGTTGAAAGCGGCAATCTGGACGAAGTGAAGCTGCAGTTAAAAATGAGCTACGGCGGCGCCAGGCATATGCGTGATAAAAATGGCAAGACTCTTTTGCATCTGGCAACTGAATACGGACATGCGCCTATTGTTAAATACCTTCTGGCAAACGGGATGAACCCGGACACCATCGACCGGATCGGGGATACGGCCCTTCAGATTGCTGCTTACAATGGTTATGCGGATATTACCGAACAATTGTTAGCGGCCGGCGCCAATGTCAATACGGCCAACACTTATGGCATTACCCCGTTGCTAAATGCACTGTTTAATCAGCAGTATGATATTGCACGATTATTGGTTCGCAATGGTGCGAACATCCATTCCAAAAGCGTCAATGGTAGCCCCCCTTTACATGTGGCCGCCAAAAACGGGAATCTGGAATTCGTCAAATTCCTAATCAATCAGGGTGCCGATGTAAACGCCAGCGGGCAATTCAGCTTCAAGCCTATTCACTTTGCTGCCGAATATGGTCATCTGGCAGTGGTTCAATACCTGGTATCCAAAGGTGCTGATGTCAATGCCAGGGATACTTACGGCCGGACCCCTTTACATGAGGCCATTCAAAAAGGCCACCTGGAAGTGGTCAAATTTTTAATTCAAAACGGTGCCGATTACAGGGCACGCGATCTGCAGAACACCACACCACTAAAGCTTGCCCGACGGTCGAAAAACAGTGAGATCGAATATTTCATCACCGGTCTGTTTGTTGACAAAGTGCAAAAAAAAGCAAGACCCGTAAGCCCCAGCAGTGATTATTCAGCCAGCGGACGAATAAAACTGCCACAATCGGATTCACCGGTTGCGGCACAAAAAATTGATTTCGGCACTTATCACGCCCTGGTCATCGGCAATAACGACTACCAACATTTACCCAAGCTGCAAACTGCTAAAAGCGATGCCAATGATGTCGGCCGTATCTTGAAAAGCCATTATGGCTTTCAGGTTCAACTGCTTTTAGATGCGGATCGCAGCCAGATTCTGGTAGCACTTAGCCGCCTCAGGTCACAATTAAGCGCAAGAGATAACCTGTTAATATATTATGCGGGCCATGGTTGGCTGGACAGAGAGGGCGATGAAGGATACTGGCTACCAATTGATGCCCAACTGGCGAACACCGTTAATTGGGTGTCAAATTCATCTATCACCACGATGTTAAGGGGGATGAAAGCGAAACATGTGCTCATCGTAGCCGATAGCTGTTATGCTGGCAAGCTGGCCAGAGGTCTGCATACGATTAAAAAATCACGGGACTACCTTTACCGCATTTCAAACAAAAGAGCCCGATCGGTTTTATCATCGGGTGGACTGGAGCCGGTTGTAGACAGCGGTGGCAGCGGTCATCATTCGGTTTTTGCATCCGCTTTTATGACCGCGTTACTGGAGAATACCAGCATAATGGACGCCACCCAACTTTTCAGCACCATTCGGCGCCCGGTAATGCTCAACTCAGATCAGACACCGGAATATTCCGATCTGCGCAAAGCCGGTCATGAGGGCGGAGACTTTATTTTTGTCCGCAAAGAGTAA